A genomic region of Burkholderia humptydooensis contains the following coding sequences:
- a CDS encoding transposase → MSIQILNGQVYMMDEVEVVQDVVQPNRRRRHSKEFKETVIRAAMQPNVSIAAMALHYRLNANLLRSRVAAQEERDAAEAARQELNVSSPEFVLLQMQNGVDVAGATHIEIEVRRGARAITVRWPLSAASDCVTWLLGAMSFVKR, encoded by the coding sequence ATGTCCATTCAAATTTTAAATGGACAGGTATACATGATGGACGAAGTCGAGGTTGTCCAGGATGTGGTTCAGCCGAACCGGCGCCGGCGGCATAGCAAGGAATTCAAGGAGACGGTCATTCGTGCGGCAATGCAGCCGAACGTATCGATTGCGGCCATGGCACTGCATTACCGGTTGAACGCCAACCTGCTGCGCAGCCGGGTTGCAGCGCAGGAGGAACGCGATGCCGCTGAGGCGGCCCGACAGGAATTGAATGTCTCGTCGCCGGAATTTGTGCTGCTGCAGATGCAGAATGGTGTTGATGTTGCAGGGGCGACGCACATCGAGATCGAAGTGCGCAGGGGCGCGAGGGCAATCACGGTGCGCTGGCCACTGTCGGCCGCGAGCGACTGTGTAACGTGGCTGCTGGGGGCTATGAGTTTTGTCAAGCGGTAG